A stretch of Henckelia pumila isolate YLH828 chromosome 4, ASM3356847v2, whole genome shotgun sequence DNA encodes these proteins:
- the LOC140862658 gene encoding uncharacterized protein, whose product MDSEGSALESREMGAAGRPFCEKCKKPWHNIETCWKIHGKPAHLKKKFGSNRSNTGGRALQVRSEDSGVPSSSSDSLPFTKDQLEKLFQLFDSRRDTSNSSCSLVQTGIFSCANIANSVPNSVWIMDSGATDHMTGSSQLFSSYIPCAGNQRVKIVDGSLASVAGKGTVVISPFLTLKNVLHVPPLSYNLLSISKLTFDLKCRVIFLSSHCEFQDLASGTMIGNARQDGGLYSLAAQSFLGSRDPDNILGKKYQEQGIIHQSSCPHTPQQNGVAERKNKHLLEVARAISFETKVPKYLWGELDAISIPNSVHEEALEIPEWREAIYEEMRDLEKNSTWEKADLPSGKSVTFSPAAKLNTIRVILSVATNLDWPLYQLDVKNAFLNGDLEEEMYMEPPPGFTDQFRPNVCMLKKSLYGLKQSPRAWFERFTKFVRSQDYYQGQSDHTLYTKRSNSGKISVLIVYVDDIILTGDDIEETHRLKKSLSREFEMKDLGQLKYFLGIEVAKSKRGITVSQRKYILDLLQDTGMSGCKPSDTHIESNAKLGDINNGATVDKGRYQRLVGRLIYLSHTRPDIAF is encoded by the exons ATGGATTCTGAAGGTTCGGCCCTTGAAAGTCGAGAGATGGGTGCTGCAGGTAGGCCATTTTGTGAGAAGTGCAAAAAACCATGGCACAATATCGAAACATGCTGGAAAATACATGGGAAACCAGCCCATCTTAAGAAAAAATTTGGCAGCAACAGATCGAATACCGGTGGTCGTGCTCTTCAAGTAAGGAGTGAAGATTCTGGAGTGCCCTCTTCTTCCTCAGATTCCCTCCCTTTCACAAAGGATCAATTAGAGAAACTATTCCAACTGTTTGATTCTCGACGTGATACATCCAATTCTTCGTGTTCTTTGGTCCAAACAGGTATTTTTTCCTGTGCAAACATTGCAAATTCAGTCCCTAACAGTGTCtggattatggattcaggagcAACAGATCATATGACAGGATCCTCGCAATTGTTCTCCTCCTATATCCCTTGTGCAGGAAACCAACGAGTTAAAATTGTTGATGGCTCCCTTGCCTCGGTTGCAGGGAAGGGAACTGTTGTTATTTCCCCTTTTTTGACTCTGAAAAATGTGTTGCACGTTCCCCCTCTATCCTATAATCTTTTGTCCATCAGCAAACTCACTTTTGATCTTAAGTGTCGTGTAATATTTTTGTCTTCTCATTGTGAATTTCAGGATTTGGCCTCGGGGACGATGATTGGCAATGCTAGACAGGATGGTGGCCTTTACTCCCTTGCTGCCCAGTCCTTTCTTGGCAGCCGTGATCCTGACAA TATACTAGGAAAAAAATATCAAGAGCAAGGGATCATTCACCAAAGTTCTTGTCCCCATACccctcaacaaaatggtgtgGCTGAACGGAAAAACAAACATCTCCTTGAAGTTGCTCGAGCAATTAGTTTCGAAACTAAAGTGCCTAAGTATCTTTGGGGAGAG TTAGATGCCATTAGTATTCCTAACAGTGTACATGAGGAAGCTCTAGAGATACCGGAATGGAGAGAGGCGATTTATGAGGAGATGAGAGATCTAGAAAAGAACTCGACTTGGGAGAAAGCTGATCTACCGAGTGGGAAATCTGTT ACTTTCTCTCCGGCGGCCAAACTCAATACAATTCGAGTTATTCTCTCTGTCGCTACTAATCTAGATTGGCCATTATATCAATTAGATGTGAAGAACGCCTTTCTAAATGGTGATCTAGAGGAGGAAATGTACATGGAACCACCACCTGGATTTACTGATCAGTTTAGACCAAATGTGTGCATGCTAAAGAAGTCACTCTATGGACTAAAACAGTCTCCCAGGGCATGGTTTGAAAGGTTTACAAAGTTTGTGAGAAGCCAAGACTACTATCAAGGACAATCTGATCATACTCTCTACACAAAAAGGTCCAATAGTGGAAAGATTTCAGTATTaattgtatatgttgatgatataatattgaCAGGTGATGATATAGAAGAGACACACAGGTTGAAGAAAAGCTTGTCCAGAGAGTTTGAAATGAAGGACTTGGGGCAGTTGAAGTATTTCCTTGGAATAGAGGTAGCAAAATCCAAAAGAGGAATCACGGTGTCCCAgagaaaatatattttggatCTCTTGCAAGACACGGGGATGAGTGGATGCAAACCATCAGATACTCATATAGAATCCAATGCAAAGCTAGGAGATATCAACAATGGTGCTACCGTGGATAAAGGAAGATATCAAAGATTGGTT